Proteins encoded within one genomic window of Acinetobacter sp. WCHA55:
- a CDS encoding acetolactate synthase 3 large subunit yields MELLSGGEMLVRALADEGVEHVFGYPGGAVLHIYDAFFQQDKINHYLVRHEQAAGHMADAYSRVTGKTGVVLVTSGPGATNTVTPIATAYMDSIPMVILSGQVASHLIGEDAFQETDMVGISRPIVKHSFQVRHASEIPSIIKKAFYIASSGRPGPVVVDIPKDATNPAEKFAYEYPEKVKMRSYQPPHRGHSGQIRKAIEELIHAKRPVIYTGGGVVQGNASEQLTELAHILGFPVTNTLMGLGAFPGNDPQFIGMLGMHGTYEANMTMHNADVILCIGARFDDRVTNNPAKFCPNAKVIHIDIDPATISKTIMAHIPIVGAVEPVLQEMLTQLKQMNVSKPNPEDIAAWWAQINEWRKVHGMRYESGANGVMKPQQVVEALDKITNGEAIITSDVGQHQMFAANYYKYKRPRQWVNSGGLGTMGVGLPYAMAAKLAFPDQQVVCITGEASIQMCIQELSTCKQYGLNVKILCLNNQALGMVKQWQDMNYEGRHSSSYIDSLPDFPKLMEAYGHVGIQIDHADELESKLAEAMAINDKCVFINVMVDRTEHVYPMLIAGQSMQDMWLGKGERTS; encoded by the coding sequence TTGGAACTTTTATCTGGTGGTGAAATGCTCGTTCGCGCATTGGCGGACGAAGGCGTTGAACATGTATTTGGATACCCAGGCGGCGCAGTTTTACATATCTACGACGCGTTCTTTCAACAAGACAAAATCAATCATTACCTTGTGCGCCATGAACAAGCTGCTGGTCATATGGCAGATGCTTACTCACGCGTAACAGGTAAGACGGGCGTGGTCCTCGTGACTTCAGGTCCGGGTGCAACCAATACTGTGACTCCAATCGCAACGGCTTATATGGACTCAATCCCAATGGTGATTTTGTCTGGTCAGGTTGCGTCACATTTAATTGGTGAAGATGCATTCCAAGAAACAGATATGGTCGGTATTTCTCGTCCGATCGTAAAGCATAGTTTCCAAGTGCGCCATGCCAGCGAAATTCCTTCGATTATTAAGAAAGCTTTTTATATCGCGTCTTCAGGTCGTCCAGGTCCAGTTGTGGTCGATATTCCGAAAGATGCGACTAACCCTGCTGAGAAATTTGCTTACGAATACCCAGAAAAAGTGAAGATGCGTTCGTATCAACCGCCGCATCGTGGTCACTCAGGTCAAATTCGTAAAGCCATTGAAGAGCTGATCCATGCTAAACGTCCTGTAATTTATACTGGCGGTGGCGTGGTTCAAGGTAATGCATCAGAACAGTTGACTGAGTTGGCGCATATTCTAGGCTTCCCAGTCACCAATACATTGATGGGTCTTGGTGCATTTCCAGGCAATGATCCACAATTTATTGGTATGTTGGGTATGCATGGTACGTATGAAGCCAATATGACCATGCACAATGCCGATGTGATTTTGTGTATCGGTGCGCGTTTCGATGACCGTGTAACCAATAATCCAGCAAAATTCTGTCCAAATGCTAAAGTGATTCATATTGACATCGACCCAGCGACGATTTCAAAAACTATCATGGCGCATATCCCAATCGTGGGTGCGGTAGAACCAGTCCTTCAAGAAATGTTGACACAGTTGAAACAAATGAATGTGTCTAAACCAAATCCTGAAGACATAGCTGCTTGGTGGGCGCAAATCAATGAATGGCGTAAAGTTCATGGCATGCGTTATGAGTCAGGTGCAAATGGTGTAATGAAACCACAACAAGTGGTGGAAGCACTAGATAAAATCACCAATGGTGAAGCGATCATTACTTCTGATGTAGGTCAGCATCAAATGTTTGCTGCGAACTATTATAAGTATAAACGTCCGCGCCAATGGGTGAACTCTGGTGGCCTAGGCACCATGGGTGTAGGTTTACCCTATGCGATGGCGGCGAAATTGGCTTTCCCTGATCAACAAGTGGTATGTATCACAGGTGAAGCATCGATTCAGATGTGTATTCAAGAGCTTTCGACGTGTAAGCAATATGGCCTAAATGTAAAAATCCTCTGCTTGAATAACCAAGCTTTAGGGATGGTAAAGCAGTGGCAAGATATGAACTATGAAGGACGTCATTCGAGTTCTTATATCGATTCATTGCCTGACTTCCCTAAATTAATGGAAGCGTATGGTCACGTTGGCATTCAAATTGACCATGCGGATGAGCTAGAGTCGAAGCTTGCTGAAGCAATGGCAATCAACGATAAATGTGTATTTATTAATGTGATGGTTGACCGCACAGAGCATGTTTATCCAATGCTTATTGCAGGTCAGTCAATGCAAGATATGTGGTTAGGCAAAGGGGAGCGCACGTCATGA
- the ilvN gene encoding acetolactate synthase small subunit, whose translation MRHIISVLVENEAGALSRLVGLFSQRGYNIETLNVAPTEDPTLSRLTLTTYGDDHKIEQITKQLNKLVEVVKVVDLSEGAHIERELMLIKVKSLGSARAEIKRTADIFRAQIVDVTPTTYTIQIAGTTEKIDGFIDALAENTILEVVRSGVSGIARGEKVLTI comes from the coding sequence ATGAGACACATTATCTCTGTACTTGTAGAGAATGAAGCTGGTGCGCTTTCTCGTTTGGTGGGTTTATTTTCTCAACGTGGTTATAACATTGAGACTTTAAACGTTGCGCCAACCGAAGATCCGACCTTATCACGTCTGACATTAACAACTTATGGCGATGACCATAAAATTGAACAAATCACCAAACAGCTCAACAAATTGGTTGAAGTGGTGAAAGTGGTTGATCTGTCTGAAGGTGCGCATATTGAGCGTGAGTTGATGTTGATTAAAGTCAAATCACTCGGTTCAGCACGTGCTGAAATCAAGCGAACTGCGGACATTTTCCGTGCGCAAATCGTGGATGTCACCCCAACGACCTATACCATTCAAATCGCGGGTACAACTGAAAAAATTGATGGTTTTATTGATGCACTCGCAGAGAACACCATTCTTGAAGTTGTGCGCTCAGGTGTTTCAGGCATCGCGCGCGGCGAAAAAGTTTTAACTATTTAA
- the ilvC gene encoding ketol-acid reductoisomerase, giving the protein MQIFYDKDCDLSIIQSKKVAIIGYGSQGHAHALNLKDSGVDVTVGLRAGSTSWKKAENSGLKVAEVPAAVAQADVVMILTPDEFQSQLYRDVIEPNIKEGATLAFAHGFSVLYNQVVPRADLDVIMVAPKAPGHTVRSEYQRGSGVPDLIAIHQDASGNARNVALSYASGVGGGRTGIIETSFREETETDLFGEQAVLCGGAVELVKMGFETLVEAGYAPEMAYFECLHELKLIVDLMFEGGIADMNYSVSNNAEYGEYVTGVEVINEQSREAMRNALKRIQSGEYAKMFIQEGALNYPSMTARRRQNAAHGIEVTGGKLRAMMPWIQANKIVDKEKN; this is encoded by the coding sequence ATGCAAATTTTTTACGATAAAGACTGCGACTTATCTATCATCCAATCTAAGAAAGTAGCGATCATTGGTTACGGTTCACAAGGTCATGCACACGCGCTTAACCTTAAAGACTCTGGTGTAGACGTAACTGTAGGTTTACGCGCGGGTTCTACTTCTTGGAAAAAAGCTGAAAATTCGGGTCTTAAAGTTGCTGAAGTTCCTGCTGCTGTAGCGCAAGCTGACGTAGTCATGATCTTGACTCCAGATGAATTCCAATCACAACTTTACCGTGACGTGATTGAGCCAAACATCAAAGAAGGTGCAACGCTTGCATTTGCTCACGGTTTCTCTGTTCTTTATAACCAAGTGGTTCCACGTGCTGATTTAGACGTGATCATGGTTGCGCCAAAAGCACCAGGTCATACAGTACGTTCTGAATACCAACGTGGTTCAGGTGTTCCTGACTTAATCGCGATTCACCAAGATGCTTCTGGTAATGCACGTAACGTAGCGCTTTCTTATGCTTCTGGCGTAGGTGGTGGTCGTACAGGTATTATCGAAACTTCTTTCCGTGAAGAAACTGAAACAGACCTATTTGGTGAGCAAGCTGTTCTTTGTGGTGGTGCAGTAGAACTTGTGAAAATGGGCTTCGAAACTTTGGTTGAAGCAGGTTATGCGCCTGAAATGGCTTACTTCGAATGCTTACACGAACTTAAGTTGATTGTTGACTTGATGTTCGAAGGTGGTATCGCGGACATGAACTATTCAGTATCGAACAATGCTGAATATGGCGAGTACGTAACTGGTGTTGAAGTGATCAACGAACAGTCTCGTGAAGCAATGCGTAATGCACTTAAACGTATCCAATCTGGTGAATATGCGAAGATGTTCATTCAAGAAGGTGCGTTGAACTACCCATCAATGACTGCTCGTCGTCGTCAAAACGCAGCGCATGGCATTGAAGTAACAGGTGGTAAGTTACGTGCGATGATGCCTTGGATTCAAGCAAACAAAATCGTAGATAAAGAAAAGAACTAA
- a CDS encoding DUF2971 domain-containing protein encodes MILYKYVSFEAGLKILETCALGFSHLEDFNDPFEATALGLTEGSISQAVRFGVCRNRLSRKYAVLSLTRAPLNPLMWSHYGDCYKGMVIGIDTVKAGFENDEQYIIPAHRGEIIYVNTAPKATNNINDEDLMAIGDSSVMSWKKHERFLKHAFLYKSVCWAYEEEVRIVKNISSANFTYHYSSKKEEIIDGLVWNRLQLETRPIYLRDIPEEAFMEIYIGENCYRDQMRKQKNKAQQDVELSDPIERLKATCQRKSISLYRVGVDVERWLLMKQEIK; translated from the coding sequence ATGATTTTGTATAAATATGTGAGTTTTGAAGCTGGCTTAAAGATTCTGGAAACGTGTGCTTTAGGTTTTTCGCATTTAGAGGATTTTAATGATCCATTTGAGGCTACTGCATTAGGTCTGACGGAGGGCAGTATTTCTCAAGCTGTTCGCTTTGGGGTATGCCGAAATCGCCTATCAAGAAAATATGCCGTTCTTTCGCTTACTCGTGCACCACTAAATCCCCTAATGTGGTCTCATTATGGAGATTGTTATAAAGGAATGGTGATTGGAATAGATACGGTCAAAGCAGGTTTTGAAAATGATGAGCAATACATTATTCCAGCACATCGGGGAGAAATTATATATGTAAATACGGCACCCAAAGCTACAAATAATATCAATGATGAGGATTTAATGGCTATAGGGGATTCTTCAGTTATGAGTTGGAAAAAGCATGAACGTTTTTTAAAACATGCTTTTCTATATAAGTCTGTATGTTGGGCTTATGAGGAAGAAGTGCGTATTGTTAAAAATATCAGCAGTGCAAATTTTACATATCACTATTCGAGTAAAAAAGAAGAAATAATAGACGGTCTGGTTTGGAATAGATTGCAATTAGAAACAAGGCCAATCTATTTGCGCGACATACCAGAAGAAGCTTTTATGGAAATTTATATTGGTGAGAATTGTTATAGAGACCAGATGAGGAAGCAGAAAAATAAAGCACAACAGGATGTAGAATTGTCAGATCCAATTGAAAGACTAAAGGCTACATGTCAACGAAAAAGTATTTCTCTCTATCGTGTTGGCGTAGATGTAGAGCGTTGGTTGCTCATGAAACAAGAAATCAAATGA